In one Dreissena polymorpha isolate Duluth1 chromosome 7, UMN_Dpol_1.0, whole genome shotgun sequence genomic region, the following are encoded:
- the LOC127837794 gene encoding uncharacterized protein LOC127837794: MAEGGIIRDAPGGIPSQCSVSSSHGLLHFELFSEETCTLMNILGYGPHIRKARSDAYMAYGRNITMQTCSTCFTTGSKAEGLTRIMESDLDLMCVPTKHDICLEEGVDSSNVPWEKNIFRSCSRLSYPGHCRLFLERYGIIMSHFLYNALCDDGHGRIFLSSDLYVSSGLNIVDPRGVVVSHGRAGPSVPMSHGGIEQDLVCALQYDCPSILTRWAARPRSWPSPDVVKEVVSLGAFLAPVGVKGSDYECVEWRICFNTGENVLIHNLNDTQGKLYVLLKMVKKDVLKPQKKEVTSFTMKNIVLWIAENNPQSLFHERSLFHWLHEGLHALRVALATQELPYFMIPERNLIGARALEQEQKLSWIATIDEMMEEGPRIILRLPKIRQALIAHPEPLRWYSGRKIEMEILELIHRNRLALGMDEGTDFIMQAVRRREKEIVKEVRMRMILEGCRVNNLLNVFDWMLM, translated from the exons ATGGCTGAAGGAGGCATAATACGTGATGCACCAGGAGGGATCCCTAGCCAATGCAGTGTGTCCAGCAGTCATGGTCTG CTTCATTTTGAACTTTTCTCTGAAGAGACATGTACTCTGATGAATATTCTGGGTTATGGGCCTCACATCCGAAAGGCGAGGAGTGACGCCTACATGGCTTATGGCAGGAATATTACAATGCAGACGTGTTCTACATGTTTCACTACGGGTAGCAAGGCTGAGGGTCTGACCAGAATAATGGAAAGTGATCTAGACTTAATGTGTGTTCCAACAAAACATGACATCTGTTTAGAAGAAGGTGTTGATTCCAGTAACGTTCCTTGGGAGAAAAACATATTTAGATCATGCAGTCGTCTTAGTTACCCTGGACACTGTAGACTTTTCTTAGAGAGATACGGTATAATTATGTCTCATTTCTTGTACAATGCCTTGTGTGATGATGGACATGGTCGCATATTCTTAAGCAGTGACTTATATGTTAGTTCCGGGTTGAACATTGTTGATCCGAGAGGAGTCGTAGTAAGTCATGGGCGTGCCGGACCGTCAGTTCCAATGTCACATGGTGGTATTGAACAAGATTTAGTGTGTGCGTTGCAGTATGACTGCCCTAGCATCCTAACACGATGGGCGGCAAGACCTCGCAGCTGGCCATCACCTGATGTCGTGAAAGAGGTTGTATCACTTGGAGCATTTCTTGCTCCTGTTGGGGTTAAAGGCAGCGATTATGAATGTGTTGAATGGAGAATCTGTTTCAACACCGGGGAAAATGTACTGATACATAATCTTAACGACACTCAGGGGAAACTGTATGTTCTATTAAAAATGGTGAAGAAGGATGTCTTAAAGCCACAAAAGAAAGAAGTTACATCGTTCACGATGAAAAACATTGTATTATGGATAGCAGAAAATAACCCGCAGTCATTGTTTCATGAAAGAAGTCTTTTTCACTGGCTTCATGAAGGATTACATGCGCTAAGAGTTGCTTTAGCTACGCAAGAGCTGCCTTATTTCATGATTCCTGAGCGTAATCTGATTGGAGCCCGTGCTCTGGAGCAGGAGCAGAAGCTTTCTTGGATAGCTACTATTGATGAAATGATGGAAGAAGGTCCACGGATCATATTGAGACTACCGAAGATACGACAAGCTCTTATCGCTCACCCTGAGCCACTACGATGGTACAGCGGGAGGAAAATAGAGATGGAAATATTGGAGCTGATACATCGGAACAGACTCGCCCTCGGCATGGATGAAGGGACGGATTTTATTATGCAGGCAGTACGCAGACGTGAGAAGGAAATTGTTAAGGAGGTTAGGATGAGGATGATTTTGGAAGGGTGTCGAGTAAATAATCTACTGAATGTATTTGATTGGATGTTGATGTAA